The Coffea arabica cultivar ET-39 chromosome 6e, Coffea Arabica ET-39 HiFi, whole genome shotgun sequence genome contains the following window.
TTTATCAGAAGAGGAGCAGAGATCAGAAGGAGCGAAAGATCAGAATTCGACCTGGTTCAACTGGTCGTTAGTAAATTAGTTTCTTCTCttggccccaaaaaaaaatgtattagcTTAATTACATTTTGGTCCTTGAAAAATGGTCTGAACTCTGAGTTTGGTCCCTTCAAATGGAAAATGTTTCGATTTCACACTTTAAAGTAGCAAAACATATCATCAATTTCACACGTCAAATGATAAACGTACAACTTGTACTTTAATCTATGTTCAGGGACAGTCTATCTTGTAactcaacaaaacaaaatacatATTCTAAGTAGAAGTTGCAAGTAGTCTGACTAGTTCCATACTCTTATAGTTACCAGCAGATCCTGTGATTGATCCTCGGGTGCTACCTCGTTGTGTATCTTTGGGGTAAGACACTACACATTTTTAGAGGATCAGTCTAATCGAAAGATTGGAATCCTcctagataaaaaaaaaaaaaaaaaacactattaGGAGATTATGGGATACCCTAGGTGAAAAGAGAGTAGGAAGGAGTGTTATGTCTTTATCAATGGTTGGATAAAAGAGCGAGGATATTTCTAACaagtattttttttaagaagAGGTGTCCTGAATGTGCAAAAGATATAAGGatggaattttgaattttcaaagGATTGGACTAGAATAAGGTTCGATAGCATAGGTCTGTTTTGGTATCACATAAGGTTTGATTACATAATTACAAGATGATTTTTATCATCCTGAGTATTTTGGTTTGTATTTGTAGGAATTTTGTGAAGACTAAGACTGTTAAATTTTTGTTTAGCTCTGATTGCTCTAGTATCCTTTTTGAGGAGAGCAATTCGATTTTGTAGGGTCATTGGTTTGGCAGGGAATTTGTCAATGGGATACTCCtaggtgaaaaaaaaatactcatAGGGTATTAGTTTGATCGAAAAGTTAAAATACCctacatgaaaaaaaaatagaaatcatGAGTAAATAGTAAGTATTTTTGTAATAAATCTATAGCTAAGACCCCTGTAACGTCTCGGCTAAGACACTACAGTGcacatataaaaatttttgcatttttttttcaatcattaaatcatatCATCTCTCACTTGCCTGATGGGTAGCCAATGTTttgtcttttttcctttttcttccagTGTCTCACTTTCGTCGCACAGGTATTGTTGCATTGCCATTAAATAGGTAAATATgattcatgttttttttttaaataagtagAATATCAATCTTTCTTTATTTCCAATGTTCCTGTGCTACTTTGGTATATAAAGTTTGATCATCTACTCTTTTTTTAAAGAATTATGCCATTATATTTGTGGGGGAAAAAGGTCGTTGATACGACCCTTTGTTCTTCTATGGATTTCATTCATGAAACAAATCCAAAATCTACATTTCCATGACCGCATCAATGGCGATGTCGACTGGAAAACTTTTATATCTAATTTGATTGATGCTTTTTTATTAACGTCACTTGAGAAAGGATCATGAATGCTAAATATTTGTAATATTTTGGTTTGAATATATGCGTAATTTTGTTGCAATATTTTTGCTTACATAGGTAGAGATTTAATTGGAAAATTAGTCTAGAGGGCTACTTTGTCACTACATCTATAGACtattccccccccccctttctTGCTAATTAGACTTCCATTTTTTGAGTTACTTTCCTTTTGTAACAAATAAATGATACAAAAAACAAGGGAAAATGTatggaagagagagaaaagctaAAAACTACATGTACTTATTCTTTTATCTCTCATCGTGAATCTATTATTATTACCGAAGGAAAAAATTATTCAATACGTGAGATACATGAATCATTGCTATAATCTTGATATTTTCAAGTTATTAGTTATTACTCAATTTGATTCACTTCTCTCTATACATTTATGCTTTCACTTATCACAATGTATTTCTtagtttcaatttcttcataagcatgacaaaatataaaatttccCTACCAGGAATTGGGTGAAAGCTAGtttatgaagaaaataattttgtGCCATTTTTATATAATCAGTGGATTAAATTTATGATTACTATTACTTTTGTACTCTAATAGTGATGACATTTACTTTTTTACATTTGTTGTAACAAATTCTTGTAAtaagatgatttttcattttaggcattttaacaaaaaattggAGCATATGATAAACAAAAACTTTGTTTGCTTGAAATCATTCTTTTTTGCATtgaggtgtttttttttttggttgcctgCCACGGTATCCAGGGCTTTGCCCTGACTAATCCGTTGGTCGACCCGGGTTGCACACCTGGCTGTGGTGGGTGAGTCTCCCAACAAGGGTAGCTGCATACGCCAGGTTTCGAACCCGAGACCTGCTTAAGCGGAACCAAGCTGCTTACCACTTGGACCAACCCCAGTTGGTCATTGAGGTGTTTTACTCTCTGTTTGGATGAGAGTTTTTTTAGAGATGTTTTTGAAAAGGGATAAGTTTAGAAATATCCCATGagtttttgacaaatttacttGCCTCCcttcaacttttgaaaatctcATGCACCTTTCCTAGCTGAGAATTGGGACCTATTACTGAGATAATGTCGGGCAAAATGACTATTATATCCACAATCTTGATAATATTAATTTAACAATTCCTTAAAAACCACTATTGGAGCGTATTTGAAGATTAAACAGAAAATTGGCCAATTGTTTTCAGTAGATTGATGGAATTTCTCCCCCAAAGGGCACACTTTTCTAATAATTACGTACCATAAAAAAAGTATCctatatcatttaatttttttttaggtcTTTTGCTTTTGGTCTTTGTATGTAGTTGAATTACTTTGCAAACTTAGCCATTGATTAGTTTGATCAGTTTAACTTCATTAATTCATCTGCTACATACTTTTCTAAATTTATGTTCAGACTTTTGGTTTTTGTCTGCCAAGATTTAATTCATTTAATAATTTATCAAAATAAATAGTTGCAATGATTAGAAAGGGCATTTTTTTCCACTAAATTACATTCTCTctccaaaattatttttctattcaaaatttttatttgggcTGACATGTTACATAATAGTTTTAAATAAGGGAGCTAAGTAAGATTTTCAGAAGTTGATAATAAGCAAGTACAATTGTTAGAAGACTCAatagaggtttctgaaattatcccttttataAAACTTAAATGATAGATTTGTGTATAACTAAAACACTTATATAGGGTGTTTTAGAAGTGATTTTAATGTGTTTGGTAAAAATGAATGTTTTTCAAAGTGATAGTGAAATTACTTTCCCATATCTCGACCCTCTCCTTGCTCCTTCTCCTACCCCTCCTCTTCATCATTCCTCTCCATCCTTCTCCCATCTCCCTTCATTCACTTGTCATTTCCCTCTTTCCCAATTTCTCTTCCTTTcccatttcttttctctctccttattttttcctttcctcttaCGTTTCACCCATTACACTTTTTTCCCTCTCCCGATCTAGTTATACAAGAGTGtggggaaggaagaaaaataaGGAGCGATGAAGGATgtgggagaagaaagaaaatggagggTGATACAGGAAAAGATTAAGGAAAAGGTAGAAATGAAAAGCGGCataggaaaaaggaagaaaagaggaagGGGAAGAGAAAATAGGCTGAGTTGCCAGGATTTTGATAATAAGGGATAGAGGGAGATTGGTGATTGGTATGAGAAAGAAGTGTGatgtatttttgaattattggtttgtgtgttttaaattattattttgatGTTCTTGAGATATTTTTAGGATGCTTTTCACAGGTGTCACTCTAAATGTATGTATAACATCATTGCCAAAAGGCAATAATCCAGCAACACATAGTTAGTCATTTCAAATACATTTTAAATACATCTCAAATACACCTAtcaaaaaatgccaaaaaataacaaaaaaaaaaaaagaaatcaccGTCCCTTTCTCCCTCTACCACTATCCTTTCATTCCCTTCCTTAGCTTCCCCTTATTCTTCTTGCTCCTTATTCTTTCCTACCATTGCCCTTTCCCTCTCACTTCTTCACTTTCCTCTCCTTCTTTCTCTCCCACTTTTTCCCTTCATTTCTCGCAACCATGTCTAATTGCAAGGAAAAAGGGGAGGGGTGGAAGGAAAATGACAAGAGATGAGAGAATAAGAGGGGAAAAGGAACATGGAGGAGATAGgcgaaagaaaagagaagaggaGAGAGATGGAAAACGAGAGGAGAGTAGAGGGTAGGAAGGAGTGCTATTGGAAGCAAACGGGGGATGAGGGTGGTAGGGATGAAAGGAGTGAGGTGGAAGGTGGTTGAAATCAATATTTTTAAATCGAGATCCTACTTTGGATCgtttccttatactatataagaacgaGTTTAAGGCAAAGATAGATTTTGGATTTCAACCGCAAGGGTGGGGTtattttgggaatgtgagaGTGTTTGAAATATGATTGACGCATTAGGTACAAGTTATTACAGCTTTAATTTTGCTATAATTACTTATATAACCTTTCAGACATTTAAGGTTAGGGGTAGATTTGGTAAGTGACAATATTTGGTGTCAAGTTGAGTATCAGGTACAATTGAATTAAGCTTGTGTTTTGATAAAATTACATAAAAGGCCTTTTAATCATTATTATACTAACATTCAAACCTTTCAATTTCCTGAAGCCTTTCTCATCCGTTAAGGAATTAATTGATGTTTACATAATTGgattttaattacaattaattgACCTAATCATTACCTGAACAATAAATGATTGCTTAAATAAAGAGAATAACTATCCAAACAACCATCACCATAGTTATGCCTCCATGTTCAGCCGAtagcctttcttctttttctgtttcACCTCTTTGGTTTTATTGTAGCTATTAAATATTTGGTGGAAAGCGTAGCCTTTCCTTTAAATTGAGGTGAGCTGTTTGGATTTGAGGTGGCTTTTTTTTCGATGATTGATTTATTCAAGAACTCCATATAGTTTGCTTTTTGATACTTCtaattccaaaaactaactaattgtACTATTTTCTGATTATTGTATTTGTGAAATAGGTTGAAGCTGATATCAAAACCTGGCTTTGTTGCATATATCTTGAATAAGGTTAGCAATTTGATCACCTTGCTTATAATTCATTGAATCAAGTTGTGTAGAACTAAAATTTAAAGTCGCGGAACTTATTTGTTCTTATAAATTTATTACTTATAAGTTATAGATGTTAAGTCAAAGTTTAATTAGAACAGGATATAACATGTCGGCATTGCAAAAGCAAGTTGGACGACGACCCTGAGGAAGTCCCTCCTCCACTTCTAAAGAAGATTGATTTGCTTTTTGAAAGCATTGAAGCTCGTTCCACACTGGATCCAACCACATGCTTAGTTTCATATCCCATCTTCTCCTCCTTGATCAAGTTGCTAACATCAAATATTGCATTCATTAGACTTTATGATATGCTGTGATTTACCACATACATGCGCCGCCACATACTATATATCACTTAAACTAAACCATGTAAAAGCATGATGTATTTTGACAGTTCTAGAAAGAAGGGAGCCTGAATTTCTAGAATTCCCGGTGTCTTGCTGCAATTAAGTAGCTAGGAATCCAAATTCCcaagtgaaaaggaaaaaaagaaaagcgaaTGATTCGGTAGGTACCATGAAGAAGCCCCAATCTTGACATCTTCTTCCAAAATCTCATACTGCTTGAAGATGCTAATCAGTATTGTTGAAAGTAATGTATGAAAAAATAATGATAGGGATTGAAACTTGAGATTCCGAAGCAATAGGCTTATGGGTGTGAGTGTTGCAGTAAGCATAGCAAGAAGGGATGGAATTGAGGCCTGGTAATTGTGCCAGTAGTTTAATGCTTGACAaaatttttgatgattgaaCAAAATTACTATGGCATTTTACATTATGGATAAATTATGGTTCAagtagttatttttatttagtttttcatGTAATATGACTTGGAATTCAgcttgtatttattttaattgaaatttttatGATTCCAAAATTTATTAACTTAGAATTGTTTCCTTcattaaactaaaaaaaaagtaatcatGCTACATAGTACTAAGATGTCATTTGcaatctatttgctttccatgtTATGATCTCGTTCTTGTATTCTATTGTTTATATAATtccaaatacaaaaaaaaatttgtttttttacTTTGACAACTtgttttgcgatattatttaacATGCTATCTAAAAGAATTTATAGTGGAACTTGATGAGTTTAAATGCTTCaactacaacaccattttgattgcattgtattaattcatttacTCATAATTGTATACTATATAATGATAAATactgtttcttgatttgattgaaACAACTATTATTCATAGTTTAAACCAGTCAATTAAGTTGAGTTGCTATATTGGATACTTATACAAGTAAACATTGGAAAATATCATTAAGCAGTTTCTACCATATCTTGCAATTCGAATTCATATGagcaatttcttttgattttagttaccatttcctacaatttcaaatttagaaaatattatttgcaccaattttttataatcaagGTAATTTCAAATAAGATCTTGGATAAGTTTTAGACAAAACTTTTGGATACTTTTCAGTTGCACTTCAAACATTCTTATATTTCCAAACTATCATTATCTTTGTGGTCGAAATTCAAATATAACTTTTGATCACAACTGATTCTTATATAATATAAGTATAAGAATATTTCATTGCATATTATTTTATTGACTCACTATATAACTTCTGATTTTTCTGTTAAAATCACATGATAAAATCATCATACTTCAGTTCTTCTACTACAAAttattaaacaataattattaattatcttCAATTACAAATACCAAATTCCCGCGCATTGCGCGGGCTCTCCCTCCCTAGTTAGAAGTTATAAGATCGAATCATAGGTAGGTTAGAATCGTAAGATccagctaaaaaaaaaaaatcaacattttattaatttataatcTTATTGTTCATAAAAACATATGCAAATAGACATAGAAAAATGCAATTGtaactaaaaaaagaaaagttcttCAACTTAAATGTATTATTTATAGTATAAATAGATAAAAATTTGAGTTGctttagaatttatttattttttggctaAAAATTTAGAAACTATATTTTATTGGTGTAAATTCATGAAAATAAGATTTTGAACTACAAATTATTAAGAAATTTCTTAATTCATATTAAAAAAACCATAGTTGAGCTAggggaaaaattttcaaaatatcccGAATAagttataaatattaaatacaCTATcaaatacatttatattaaaaatTGCTCCACCATTGATTTTTTCGACAACACTCTCAAAAACACCTAACACAAAACGAAgttattttttcaaaacaatcaaatccaAGCAGAGCCTCAAATTTCCATCAACATTCACATCTCTCCATGATCAATCACAAACCAATCCAACAACCAAAAATCTCTCATCAACATGGTATGGGTCCTACATTATTCACTATCATTTCACATCCAATTAATAGTAGCATTTCACCGGTATGCAATGCATAAAATTTTCCAAAGTCTGAAGTAATTAGTCCACTCTTAGTCTTTAGTCTCATTTCAGAAACATTAATGAAGTTCTCTATTCTacagcaaagaaaaaaaataagccaaaaaccaaaatttctagTCAGCCAAGGCCCCACTTGAGAACAGCCACCACACTAATGAGCAGCCAGTGCTGAATCTTTCCATCAAACACCATACAACTTACTAAGTCACATGATCATCACAGGCATGATCATCATCGGACGGTCCAATTTCACCCAATGTGGGTCCGAGGAAAATGTGATTACAATAATCAGTAGGGGCGACTACACCAGAGGACTTCCCGAGAAAgagtaaaaaaggaaaaaacaaaaccaAAGACGAAGACCCAGTAGAAGCAGAGAGTTTCTTTTTTCTGTCAAAAACCCCCCAATTTCATTTACTACTATTTCTCTGCGTGTTTTTGTGcgtgagaaagaaagaaatactgCCCACACGGCGTCGTTTAGGGGAGACCGAAGGTGAGCTAGCTGGCTAGACGGAGACGACGAAAGCGAAGAAGAGGAAGATAGAGGAGGAGGCGGTCGAGGATTGTGTGTTTGGTGCGTGATTGGAGGGGTAAATTTGTAACTTGGCTTAATCGATCCCTCCACCCATCGGAATAGTAAAGTCAAGCCCTCTCGATCGAGGTAATTTTCAGGCTTTTTGGGGTCGATTTTGATGCTGGATCACTTGAATTTCTCGGCTTTACTGGCTTTTAGTGAtttattttctctcatttcGGCTCTGATTTTgcaatttttgttttggattCATTTCTAAATGGGGTCTTggagttttctttttctgtagGGTTTTGAGCTGGAGCAAGGTTTAATTTTTGATTACGTTGGGAATAAATAGCGGAGGTTGTTTAATTAAGGATTTTTTAGCGGTTTGGAGATGGAAATCTTTTATGGTCAATTCAGTTGACCTGATAGGAAAATAtgtgagaaagagagggaaatTAGGattttgagttttggttgattgtgggtttttttttttgaattttaattgatgttcaaaactataattttggcAATAATTTAATGTAACtgggatttttcctttttggcttTTTCAGGGTCTAATAGAAGATGGATTCTTTAGTATTTTGGTGACCAATAAAGTTTTTTTATGGAAATGTATTCTAGTCTATTTGCGAGCTAATCAAGTTTTCATAAGATTTTAATAAAGCtatctaattttctttttatttttctgatttagaTGCTCGTTGACCTCAAATTATTCCATCATGTAACACTTTTCCCTTTGGCTGTAGGGATTTTGTAGAGTGGAAATATTGAAGCTGAAATCTCCTCATGCAGAAGAAGTAGAGGTTTTAAAGTTTGCTACTTGTAGATTTTATTGTACTGCGATTTGACTGTGAGAAAATGTTGGAGGCTCCGAAATTTACTGGAATCATAGGCCTAAACAATAACCGTGATGATTATGGCATATCACAAAATTTTTACCATAAGCTCAATGAGGGCTCGAACATGTCAATCGACAGCTATGGGAGCCTGCAAATGAGCAATGGTGGAGGATCTGTTACTATGTCTATGGATAACAGCAGTGTGGGGTCAAATGATTCACACACTCGCATTTTAAACCACCAGGGCCTTAAGCGAGTGAACAACAACTATTCTGTTGCTGCTAGTGTCAACCGTGGGAGGGTTTCTCACGGGTTAAGTGATGACGCACTAGCTCAGGCTTTGATGGATCCTAGGTTTCCCACCGAGGGGCTTGAGAATTATGATGAATGGACTATTGATTTGAGGAAGCTTAATATGGGAGCAGCGTTCGCCCAAGGAGCATTTGGAAAGCTCTATAAGGGGACATATAATGGTGAGGATGTTGCAATTAAGCTTCTTGAGAGGCCTGAGAATGACCTAGAGAGGGCACATTTGATGGAACAACAGTTCCAGCAGGAGGTAATGATGTTGGCAAGATTGAAACATCCGAACATAGTTCGCTTCATCGGCTCATGTCGTAAACCCATGGTATGGTGTATCGTCACTGAATATGCCAAAGGGGGATCAGTTCGACAGTTTTTGACCAAGCGGCAGAACAGATCCGTTCCCTTGAAACTGGCTGTTAAGCAGGCCTTAGATGTGGCCAGGGGGATGGAATATGTGCATGGCCTGAACCTTATTCATCGAGATCTCAAATCTGATAATCTTCTCATTTCTGCTGATAAATCTATCAAGATAGCAGATTTTGGTGTTGCTCGTATAGAGGTGCAGACTGAAGGAATGACTCCAGAAACAGGGACATACCGCTGGATGGCTCCGTAAGTCTCTCGACTCTTTATGGacttaaattttgtttttcttttgagaTGATTGCATTCTTTGACTGGATGTTTTCCACCGTGTGAGCAATCCTTAGAAGTTTCAGGAATTTTGGTCTGAAGATGGTCTATTATTATGGTTATTACTATAGAAGATGTAAAGGGTATTTGCAAAATTATGCTTTACATTAATGACAAGCAGAGACCAGGGAAATCCGAGGATGCTTATTATTAGTATATTTGGAAAACAGAAGTGAATGCATTAGGGCGATGAGGGGAAATGTTCCTGCTACTCTGCAGTGCATGAAAGAAGTTGTTGTCTGTTACCAGTAGTGCTTCTCAGGAAAGGAGAAATTGGGGTAGGGGCCAAAAAGACTCTATGAGCAGAGCTTGCTCCTTTATGAAATCTTCATTTTTGAGCTTCAAGGTTTTCTTGTATTAGTAGTGCCAGATGCTTGAAAA
Protein-coding sequences here:
- the LOC113696083 gene encoding serine/threonine-protein kinase STY13-like, whose amino-acid sequence is MLEAPKFTGIIGLNNNRDDYGISQNFYHKLNEGSNMSIDSYGSLQMSNGGGSVTMSMDNSSVGSNDSHTRILNHQGLKRVNNNYSVAASVNRGRVSHGLSDDALAQALMDPRFPTEGLENYDEWTIDLRKLNMGAAFAQGAFGKLYKGTYNGEDVAIKLLERPENDLERAHLMEQQFQQEVMMLARLKHPNIVRFIGSCRKPMVWCIVTEYAKGGSVRQFLTKRQNRSVPLKLAVKQALDVARGMEYVHGLNLIHRDLKSDNLLISADKSIKIADFGVARIEVQTEGMTPETGTYRWMAPEMIQHRPYTQKVDVYSFGIVLWELITGMLPFQNMTAVQAAFAVVNKGVRPTIPNDCLPVLSEIMTRCWDANPDVRPPFSEVVRMLEAAETEIMTTVRKARFRCCMSQPMTMD